A single genomic interval of Helianthus annuus cultivar XRQ/B chromosome 6, HanXRQr2.0-SUNRISE, whole genome shotgun sequence harbors:
- the LOC110945060 gene encoding F-box/LRR-repeat/kelch-repeat protein At2g27520, with the protein MQYLLARYNDSVDFPEKYVLIADDHTFPQKRVSLNTHLLVNTLKYSRIIGCSHGLLCLYGGYQEGHDGPLSGSGRAVIWNPCIRKTVTVDVPNVADCSIYETVLSFGVCRKTNDSKILKITHINRWGHRKSLTCIPCHVEVFTLSTRAWRHLYGSNPPRNSIEFDYYNMVVLDGMINWLAIDRITVDGGLQSYNLIISFDMTSEEFREVNLPDSLAHQSLCDLSICKLRESLVVLERDVEANNLVFHVWIMEDVVPKSFTKLYAIDLPDADVSAVYVMGFRKTGEPIIDSASRYPEWTGSLAVYQPYSKTISSLGIDGDDFSYFVYSYMETLLLL; encoded by the coding sequence ATGCAATATCTACTTGCAAGGTATAATGATAGTGTTGATTTTCCAGAAAAATATGTTTTGATTGCTGATGATCATACTTTCCCACAAAAGAGAGTCTCCCTGAATACTCACCTATTGGTTAACACGCTTAAATATTCTAGGATAATCGGTTGTTCTCACGGATTGTTGTGTTTGTACGGCGGTTATCAAGAGGGCCATGATGGTCCCCTCTCTGGAAGTGGCAGAGCTGTTATTTGGAATCCTTGTATTAGAAAAACTGTTACTGTTGATGTGCCTAATGTGGCAGATTGCAGTATTTACGAAACCGTTTTAAGTTTTGGGGTTTGTCGCAAGACTAATGACTCTAAGATTCTCAAGATTACTCATATCAATAGGTGGGGCCACAGGAAAAGTCTAACTTGCATTCCATGCCACGTTGAGGTTTTTACGTTAAGCACAAGGGCTTGGAGGCATCTATATGGCAGCAATCCCCCTCGTAACTCGATTGAATTTGATTACTATAATATGGTAGTTTTAGATGGAATGATTAATTGGCTTGCTATTGATAGGATTACTGTTGATGGTGGACTTCAGTCTTATAATCTTATTATTTCATTTGATATGACAAGTGAAGAATTCAGAGAAGTAAACCTTCCAGACAGTTTAGCACACCAATCTCTATGTGATTTGTCAATTTGTAAGCTGAGGGAGTCTCTTGTTGTGCTTGAACGGGATGTAGAGGCCAATAACCTAGTATTTCATGTATGGATAATGGAGGATGTTGTTCCAAAATCGTTTACAAAGCTATATGCTATTGATTTACCAGATGCTGATGTATCAGCAGTTTATGTAATGGGATTTAGGAAGACAGGCGAACCTATAATTGATAGTGCATCACGCTATCCTGAGTGGACTGGATCACTTGCTGTTTACCAACCCTACTCAAAAACCATCAGTAGTCTTGGGATTGATGGAGacgatttttcatattttgtgtATTCCTACATGGAAACGTTACTTCTGCTTTGA